Genomic DNA from Streptomyces venezuelae:
GAGGCACACCAGGAGCCATGTGGAGCCCGGCGGCAAGCGCACCTACACCTGGCGCACGCACAAGCCCGGCCGCCGCAAGGACGGCACCTGGCGCCCCGGCACGGCGGGCTACTGGCACTACCACGACCACGTGGTCGGCACGGACCACGGCACCACGGGCGTGCGCAAGGGGCTCTACGGCGCACTCGTCGTGCGGCGCAAGGGCGACCTGCTGCCCGACAAGACGTTCACCGTCGTGTTCAACGACATGACGATCAACAACAAGGCGGGTCACGACGCCCCCGCGTTCGAGGCGACCGTGGGCGACCGCGTCGAGTTCGTCTCGATCACCCACGGCGAGTACTACCACACGTTCCACGTGCACGGTCACCGCTGGGCGGACAACCGCACGGGCCTGCTGACCGGCCCCGACGACCCGAGCCAGATCCTCGACGACAAGATCACGGGCCCGGGCGACTCCTTCGGCTTCCAGGTCATCGCGGGGGAGGGGGTGGGGGCCGGGGCGTGGATGTACCACTGCCACGTCCAGAGCCACTCGGACATGGGGATGGCGGGGCTGTTCCTGGTGAAGAAGGCGGACGGG
This window encodes:
- a CDS encoding multicopper oxidase domain-containing protein, with product MDRRSFNRRMLVGGAAAAAGVTSLSVAGAPDARTAEAPPRTAPAGGEVKRIKMYAEKLPDGQMGYGLEKGKASIPGPLIELNEGDTLHIEFENTMDVDASLHVHGMDYEISSDGTRHTRSHVEPGGKRTYTWRTHKPGRRKDGTWRPGTAGYWHYHDHVVGTDHGTTGVRKGLYGALVVRRKGDLLPDKTFTVVFNDMTINNKAGHDAPAFEATVGDRVEFVSITHGEYYHTFHVHGHRWADNRTGLLTGPDDPSQILDDKITGPGDSFGFQVIAGEGVGAGAWMYHCHVQSHSDMGMAGLFLVKKADGTIPDYEPHHAGASKSPKSSKPAESPDASDPSGGHHH